A single Parabacteroides timonensis DNA region contains:
- a CDS encoding fimbrillin family protein encodes MKLNVTGPAVIPKDYMVNTTELVSFGTGEAAKAMILPSGAFEFYAISTNSSTETVPEFDTKASNGIPLQGNAVGGDGTTKANLKNGVDYLHAKVDKTIQFGSASIEVPLQFSHKGTQVQLKIIFGGNVGAEDTSAAGNFALAKVYVQQTDPANSYMRLNSGEIRFGNFRGGSPIGCNVTTIDGKEQLTNYTNMASMQVVKLDNYQSGSTTPATQVATYNMLPLLEASNDGVQKLWVAVEVENICIGGTTALTDGANVAVHVWKGTTPSETQKAAYSNTYTVRNNATGKADELVPTGGAMKVESADGYRFYALLTNSAQIAVPGLSSDCRTVSLRNGVDYLMAVVAFPYQLLQIRSPWLSGIWQLKSY; translated from the coding sequence GTGAAATTAAACGTTACAGGTCCGGCTGTCATCCCAAAGGACTATATGGTAAACACGACTGAATTGGTTTCCTTCGGTACCGGCGAGGCTGCTAAAGCCATGATCCTTCCTTCGGGTGCATTCGAATTTTATGCCATATCGACCAACAGTAGTACGGAAACTGTCCCGGAGTTCGACACGAAGGCGAGTAACGGCATACCGCTTCAGGGAAATGCCGTTGGCGGGGACGGCACGACGAAAGCGAACCTGAAAAATGGTGTCGATTATCTGCATGCAAAGGTTGATAAGACCATACAATTCGGATCGGCCAGTATCGAAGTCCCCCTGCAGTTTTCCCATAAAGGGACACAGGTGCAACTGAAGATCATATTCGGTGGAAATGTAGGGGCAGAGGATACGAGTGCAGCTGGGAACTTTGCCCTCGCCAAAGTCTATGTGCAGCAAACCGATCCGGCAAATTCGTATATGCGTCTGAACTCGGGCGAGATACGTTTCGGTAATTTTCGGGGCGGTTCACCCATCGGATGTAATGTAACTACAATAGATGGCAAAGAACAGTTGACGAACTATACGAATATGGCATCGATGCAGGTGGTCAAACTGGATAACTATCAATCGGGATCGACTACCCCGGCTACACAGGTAGCTACCTATAATATGTTGCCTTTGCTGGAAGCTTCAAACGATGGTGTACAAAAATTGTGGGTAGCGGTCGAAGTAGAAAATATTTGCATAGGAGGTACAACGGCGTTGACGGACGGGGCAAATGTAGCCGTACATGTCTGGAAAGGAACGACACCTTCCGAGACGCAAAAAGCGGCTTACTCCAATACGTACACGGTTCGGAATAACGCTACGGGAAAAGCCGACGAATTAGTACCGACCGGTGGAGCCATGAAAGTGGAGAGTGCCGATGGATATCGTTTCTATGCTTTGTTGACCAATAGTGCCCAAATTGCCGTACCAGGCTTGAGTAGCGATTGTCGTACGGTTTCACTTCGTAATGGTGTCGATTATTTGATGGCGGTAGTGGCTTTTCCATATCAACTACTTCAGATCCGATCCCCCTGGCTTTCCGGCATCTGGCAACTCAAATCGTATTGA
- the nhaA gene encoding Na+/H+ antiporter NhaA, which produces MDRTINVILKPLRRFATQKSSASFLLFMATILAMILANSPWAHAYHHILSYPIDLQVGKFGMFSHHGEPMPMLAFVNDALMAVFFFVIGLEIKQEVLIGELSSMRKAILPVIAACGGMIVPVLFYILVCNTSPEIRGAAIPMATDIAFALAVLGLLGKRVPLGMRIFLTALAVVDDIGGIIIIALFYSGDIAYQPLLISLALLALLYVGGKMRINNNLFYYIVGFFVWVLFLESGIHPTIAGVLVAFTVPARPKINLNDFTCDMTGYLNMLDYTEVRQSKKAAVLTPTQIQVLNNIHSLADRTISPLQSIADKLHPLVNYLILPLFAFVNAGVTFGDIQPASLVNVPLAVVAGLFIGKTLGIFSFTYLFARTNMGSLPTGMTRMNLFGVSMLGGIGFTVALFIANLSFIGMGDAGIDLLNQAKLGVFAGSFISGLCGYLILKKVLPKNVV; this is translated from the coding sequence ATGGATCGTACTATTAATGTTATCCTGAAACCATTGCGCCGATTCGCTACACAAAAATCGAGTGCCAGTTTTCTATTGTTTATGGCCACTATACTGGCTATGATATTGGCAAATTCTCCCTGGGCGCACGCTTATCATCATATCTTGTCTTATCCCATCGATCTTCAGGTCGGTAAATTCGGAATGTTTTCTCACCACGGGGAACCTATGCCGATGCTGGCCTTTGTGAATGATGCCCTGATGGCTGTCTTCTTTTTCGTGATCGGATTGGAGATCAAGCAGGAGGTCTTGATAGGTGAACTTAGTTCGATGCGTAAGGCGATCCTTCCGGTCATAGCTGCTTGCGGCGGTATGATCGTACCGGTTCTTTTCTATATCCTAGTTTGTAACACTTCTCCGGAAATACGTGGTGCTGCTATTCCGATGGCTACCGATATTGCTTTTGCCCTGGCCGTTTTGGGACTGTTGGGTAAACGGGTGCCTCTGGGGATGCGGATTTTCCTGACGGCGCTGGCGGTTGTCGATGATATTGGCGGTATAATTATTATTGCTTTGTTTTATAGCGGGGATATTGCCTATCAGCCGTTGTTGATATCGCTGGCTTTGCTTGCATTATTATATGTAGGAGGGAAGATGCGGATAAATAATAACCTGTTTTATTATATTGTCGGTTTCTTCGTCTGGGTATTGTTCCTTGAATCGGGTATTCATCCGACGATAGCCGGTGTATTGGTGGCATTCACCGTCCCTGCCCGTCCGAAGATCAACCTGAACGACTTCACCTGCGATATGACCGGCTATCTGAATATGCTGGATTATACGGAGGTTCGCCAATCCAAGAAAGCGGCGGTACTGACACCGACACAGATACAGGTTCTGAATAATATACACTCGCTGGCTGATAGGACGATCAGTCCGTTGCAGAGTATTGCCGACAAACTGCATCCGTTGGTAAACTACCTGATCCTTCCGTTGTTTGCGTTTGTCAATGCGGGTGTCACGTTTGGTGATATCCAGCCGGCATCGTTGGTGAATGTTCCGTTGGCTGTTGTTGCCGGTCTGTTTATCGGAAAGACACTGGGGATTTTCTCTTTCACCTATCTTTTTGCCCGTACGAATATGGGCTCTTTACCGACAGGAATGACCCGTATGAATTTATTCGGTGTATCCATGCTGGGTGGTATCGGATTTACAGTAGCGCTATTTATCGCTAACCTCTCCTTTATTGGTATGGGCGATGCCGGGATCGATTTATTGAATCAGGCAAAACTCGGCGTTTTTGCCGGCTCATTCATCTCCGGTCTCTGTGGTTATCTGATTTTGAAGAAGGTGTTGCCGAAGAATGTTGTATAG
- a CDS encoding DUF4906 domain-containing protein, with amino-acid sequence MADFRRETVALDQKTTSGDNVLMIGAVDVPVVSEVNTTPYGLTLKRLVACVHFSWTAKPTVTNTTFTSSVLQLKNVPKVLKYIDGVETAAADYPEKAAGNFKNYTPIVDRIDDGFTWYIPLNRRAGKGTAATSWEKTEEKAPDNYCTYIELAGVYRTPNMSDQLAAYRFYIGENQTDDYNVYQNHTYEVKAEITGVNTFDKRVTRKIFSYYQSANSFLIAPVKDNELSFSPYTAPGIDVNGTGIIYKVQLIEDRYSKISDVKLIWQTSTDLVSVSHGQGMIYVKPNEQGISGNASIGAYDEEGNVIWSWHIWVTDYAGIINDNETNVLVGTRQTYNNLEWMDRNLRALTATPGQATTLGYAYQWGRKDPFPMSGNISTSVLRPFYDAKGDYLRSGVAVEERNSSGQLIVDKSISEPWIFYTNTITNHSKSSGYWWGGNSINVLLWSDNSKTMYGPCPAGWRLPSGAIATKMAGSTMKNWSGTNYGAYYRGVSWFQYYGYLLYSSGAIGEPGSSGVYWSTTVRRMYLASK; translated from the coding sequence TTGGCTGATTTCAGAAGAGAGACGGTGGCATTGGATCAGAAAACAACCAGCGGAGATAATGTGCTGATGATCGGTGCTGTCGATGTTCCGGTCGTTTCAGAGGTGAATACAACTCCTTACGGATTAACTTTAAAAAGGTTGGTTGCCTGCGTTCATTTTAGTTGGACCGCGAAACCGACAGTAACGAATACAACATTTACCTCTTCTGTGCTGCAGCTGAAAAATGTCCCGAAGGTTTTGAAGTACATCGATGGAGTAGAGACTGCCGCGGCTGATTACCCGGAAAAAGCAGCAGGTAATTTTAAGAATTATACCCCTATTGTAGATCGTATCGACGACGGTTTTACGTGGTATATTCCGTTGAATCGTCGTGCTGGGAAAGGAACTGCTGCTACCAGCTGGGAAAAAACCGAAGAGAAAGCTCCCGATAATTACTGTACTTATATAGAATTAGCAGGCGTTTACCGTACGCCCAATATGTCTGATCAGTTAGCGGCTTACCGTTTCTATATCGGGGAAAATCAGACGGATGATTATAATGTTTATCAGAATCATACGTATGAAGTCAAAGCGGAGATAACCGGTGTGAATACATTCGATAAGCGGGTTACCCGAAAGATTTTCAGCTACTATCAATCGGCAAATTCTTTTTTGATAGCACCTGTGAAAGATAATGAGTTATCATTCAGTCCGTATACTGCTCCGGGGATAGATGTGAATGGTACAGGGATAATTTATAAGGTTCAGTTGATTGAAGATCGTTACAGTAAAATTTCTGATGTGAAATTGATATGGCAGACATCTACGGATCTGGTATCGGTTTCGCATGGGCAGGGGATGATTTATGTAAAACCAAATGAACAAGGTATTTCCGGCAATGCGTCGATCGGTGCTTATGATGAAGAGGGTAATGTTATATGGAGTTGGCATATCTGGGTGACGGACTATGCCGGTATTATCAATGATAATGAAACGAATGTATTAGTCGGTACACGACAAACGTATAACAATCTCGAATGGATGGATAGGAATTTGAGGGCATTGACTGCAACGCCGGGACAAGCAACAACACTTGGATATGCTTATCAATGGGGTAGAAAAGATCCTTTCCCTATGAGTGGTAACATTTCTACTAGTGTTTTGCGTCCTTTTTATGATGCAAAGGGAGATTATTTGCGGTCGGGAGTTGCAGTAGAAGAGAGAAATTCATCGGGACAACTTATTGTAGACAAGTCAATCTCGGAACCTTGGATTTTTTATACAAATACGATAACAAATCATTCTAAAAGTTCAGGGTATTGGTGGGGTGGTAATTCTATAAATGTTCTATTATGGTCTGATAACTCGAAAACGATGTATGGTCCTTGTCCTGCCGGATGGCGATTGCCATCGGGTGCAATTGCGACTAAGATGGCTGGCTCGACGATGAAAAATTGGAGTGGAACAAATTATGGAGCATATTATAGAGGAGTCTCCTGGTTCCAATATTATGGTTATCTGCTTTATAGTTCCGGAGCAATTGGAGAACCCGGTTCAAGTGGGGTTTATTGGTCTACGACTGTTCGTAGAATGTATCTTGCTTCAAAATAA
- a CDS encoding outer membrane beta-barrel protein yields the protein MKPKKFLYLTTFCILLISGYLHAEEPTKMHSVSLHMGYANMLGGTAGLTNSAHSYERDLCSGISWDAQYYLHPFKWIGFGFLYSGYSSKGSLEYSSDHVYTHYIAPQFAFYCLSSERMNVRLNLGTGYLRYKNNSMVYEKERRVSGGRIAGNIGANAEYMLTPRWGISADIQYVFTNLRKVDSRYHGETIQVKFPSEDRLKVSRLNISLGLGYHF from the coding sequence ATGAAGCCTAAAAAGTTTCTTTACCTGACCACATTCTGTATATTACTAATTTCCGGCTACTTGCATGCTGAAGAACCAACAAAGATGCATTCTGTATCACTACATATGGGATATGCAAATATGTTAGGTGGGACAGCCGGTTTGACAAATTCAGCACATAGTTATGAGCGCGATCTCTGTTCGGGGATCTCCTGGGATGCACAATACTATTTACATCCTTTCAAATGGATCGGCTTCGGTTTTCTTTATTCCGGATATAGTTCGAAAGGCTCTTTAGAATATAGTTCCGATCATGTATATACACATTATATCGCACCGCAGTTTGCCTTCTATTGTTTAAGTAGCGAACGGATGAATGTACGCCTGAATCTAGGTACCGGTTACCTGCGTTATAAAAATAACAGTATGGTATACGAAAAAGAGCGTCGTGTATCCGGGGGACGTATTGCGGGGAATATCGGGGCTAATGCAGAATATATGCTAACGCCTCGCTGGGGTATTTCGGCTGATATACAGTATGTATTTACTAATCTAAGGAAAGTAGATTCCAGATATCATGGAGAGACAATCCAGGTCAAGTTCCCGTCGGAAGACCGTCTGAAAGTCTCCAGACTAAACATATCGTTGGGTCTCGGATATCATTTCTAA
- the uvrA gene encoding excinuclease ABC subunit UvrA yields MNDKNALEGGRISVLGARVHNLKNIDVEIPRNKLTVITGMSGSGKSSLAFDTIFAEGQRRYVETFSAYARNFLGNMERPDVDKITGLSPVISIEQKTTNKNPRSTVGTTTEVYDFFRLLYARAGEAYSYLSGEKMVKYTEEKILELILEHYSGKKTYLLAPLVRNRKGHYKELFEQVRKKGYLNVRVDGELKEIFHGMKLDRYKMHSIEVVIDKMIVSSSDERRLKESLRIAMKQGDGLVLILDADTDEVRHYSRQLMDPATGLSYSEPAPHNFSFNSPQGACPKCKGLGQVNLLDMEKIVPDPSLSIYNGGIVALGKYKNSLIFWQIEALCEKHGVTIKTPIKDVPEEAMDEIMNGTDERLQIKNESLGTSNYFLSYEGVAKYILMQQDSEASASAQKWAGQFIKMTTCPECSGQRLNKEALHYRIAGKNIAELSAMDIAELYEWLDGVEEKLDQKQLQIATEILKEIRSRLKFLLDVGLDYLSLNRASASLSGGESQRIRLATQIGSQLVNVLYILDEPSIGLHQRDNVRLINSLKELRDTGNSVVVVEHDKDMMLNADYVVDMGPKAGRLGGEVVYEGTPQDMLKVNTLTSAYLNGETEIAVPAERRQGNGKFITIKGASGNNLKNVNVTFPLGTLICVTGVSGSGKSTLINRTLQPILSQHFYRSLEDPLPYKSIEGIDNVDKIVNVDQSPIGRSPRSNPATYTGVFSDIRNLFVDLPESKVRGYKPGRFSFNVSGGRCETCKGNGYKTIEMNFLPDVLVPCEDCHGKRYNRETLEVRFRGKSIADVLDMTINMAVEFFENIPTILSKIKVLQDVGLGYIKLGQPSTTLSGGESQRVKLATELAKKDTGNTLYVLDEPTTGLHFEDIRVLLGVLNKLVEKGNTIIVIEHNLDVIKCADYLIDMGPEGGRKGGQVLFTGTPEEMIKKKNKSYTAPFLKEELKR; encoded by the coding sequence ATGAACGATAAGAATGCATTGGAGGGCGGACGTATTTCCGTTTTAGGCGCCCGTGTTCACAATCTGAAGAATATAGATGTAGAGATACCCCGTAACAAACTCACCGTCATCACAGGGATGAGCGGTAGCGGGAAGTCGTCATTGGCTTTCGACACGATCTTTGCGGAAGGACAACGCCGTTACGTGGAGACATTCTCCGCTTATGCCCGTAATTTCCTTGGGAATATGGAACGTCCGGATGTAGACAAGATCACAGGACTGAGCCCGGTTATCTCCATCGAACAGAAAACGACCAACAAGAATCCCCGCTCGACAGTCGGTACGACTACCGAGGTGTACGACTTTTTCCGTCTGCTTTATGCCCGTGCGGGAGAGGCTTACTCGTACCTGAGCGGTGAGAAGATGGTTAAATATACAGAGGAAAAGATACTCGAACTGATCCTGGAGCATTATAGCGGAAAGAAAACTTATCTGTTAGCCCCGTTGGTGCGTAACCGTAAAGGACATTATAAAGAACTGTTCGAGCAGGTTCGTAAGAAAGGTTATCTGAATGTTCGCGTAGACGGTGAACTGAAAGAGATCTTCCACGGGATGAAACTCGACCGTTATAAGATGCACAGTATCGAAGTGGTGATCGATAAAATGATCGTATCCTCTTCCGACGAACGCCGGTTGAAGGAAAGCCTGCGTATTGCCATGAAGCAGGGGGATGGACTGGTATTGATCCTCGATGCCGATACGGACGAGGTGCGCCATTACAGTCGCCAGTTGATGGACCCTGCAACCGGATTGTCATACAGCGAACCGGCTCCCCACAACTTTTCTTTCAACTCCCCCCAGGGAGCTTGCCCGAAGTGTAAGGGACTGGGGCAGGTCAACCTGCTGGATATGGAAAAGATCGTGCCTGATCCTTCTCTCAGTATCTATAATGGTGGTATCGTTGCTCTCGGAAAATATAAGAATTCATTGATATTCTGGCAGATCGAAGCCTTGTGCGAAAAGCATGGGGTAACTATCAAAACCCCGATCAAGGATGTTCCGGAAGAGGCCATGGACGAGATCATGAACGGTACGGACGAGCGCCTGCAAATCAAGAACGAGTCGCTGGGTACTTCCAACTATTTCCTGTCTTACGAAGGGGTTGCCAAATATATCCTGATGCAGCAGGACAGCGAAGCTTCCGCCTCTGCCCAGAAATGGGCCGGACAGTTTATCAAGATGACCACCTGTCCCGAATGTAGCGGTCAGCGGCTGAATAAAGAAGCCTTGCATTACCGGATTGCCGGAAAGAATATTGCGGAACTGTCTGCTATGGATATTGCCGAACTTTACGAATGGCTCGACGGGGTGGAAGAGAAGCTCGACCAGAAACAACTGCAGATCGCCACCGAGATATTGAAAGAGATCCGTTCGCGTCTGAAATTCCTGTTGGATGTGGGACTGGATTATCTTTCCTTGAACCGTGCGTCGGCAAGCCTTTCCGGCGGAGAGAGCCAGCGTATCCGTCTGGCGACTCAGATCGGTAGTCAGCTGGTGAATGTACTTTATATCCTGGATGAACCGAGTATCGGCCTGCATCAGCGGGATAATGTGCGTCTGATCAATTCACTGAAAGAACTTCGTGATACCGGCAACTCGGTCGTTGTGGTGGAACACGATAAAGATATGATGCTGAATGCCGACTATGTGGTCGACATGGGGCCGAAAGCCGGTCGCTTGGGTGGCGAAGTAGTTTACGAAGGAACACCCCAGGATATGCTGAAAGTAAATACACTGACTTCTGCATACCTGAACGGGGAGACTGAGATAGCTGTTCCTGCCGAACGCCGGCAGGGAAACGGTAAGTTCATTACGATAAAGGGGGCCAGCGGCAATAATCTGAAGAATGTCAATGTGACTTTCCCGCTCGGAACGCTAATCTGTGTGACCGGTGTATCCGGTAGTGGAAAATCTACCTTGATCAACCGCACCCTGCAACCGATCCTGAGCCAGCATTTCTATCGTTCGCTGGAAGATCCGTTGCCTTACAAGTCGATCGAAGGTATCGATAATGTAGATAAGATCGTCAATGTCGACCAGTCGCCTATCGGCCGTTCGCCACGAAGCAATCCGGCTACTTATACCGGTGTCTTTTCCGATATCCGTAACCTTTTCGTCGATCTTCCCGAGTCGAAAGTCAGAGGGTACAAACCCGGACGTTTTTCGTTTAATGTATCCGGTGGTCGTTGCGAAACCTGCAAGGGTAACGGCTACAAGACCATCGAAATGAACTTCCTGCCGGATGTATTGGTTCCTTGCGAAGACTGTCATGGCAAGCGATATAACCGTGAAACACTCGAAGTCCGCTTCCGTGGTAAATCCATAGCCGATGTGTTGGATATGACGATCAATATGGCTGTGGAGTTCTTCGAGAATATCCCGACCATCCTCTCCAAGATAAAAGTCCTGCAGGATGTAGGGTTGGGCTATATCAAACTGGGTCAGCCTTCCACCACCTTATCCGGAGGGGAAAGCCAGCGTGTAAAACTGGCTACCGAACTGGCCAAAAAGGATACCGGCAATACTTTATATGTATTGGATGAACCGACTACCGGTCTTCACTTTGAAGATATCCGTGTCCTATTGGGTGTCCTGAACAAGCTGGTGGAAAAAGGTAACACCATCATCGTGATCGAGCATAACCTCGACGTGATCAAATGTGCCGACTATCTGATCGACATGGGGCCCGAAGGCGGACGCAAAGGTGGCCAGGTCTTATTCACCGGCACTCCCGAGGAAATGATCAAGAAGAAAAACAAGAGTTATACGGCTCCGTTCCTGAAAGAGGAGTTGAAACGATAA
- a CDS encoding lytic transglycosylase domain-containing protein, with protein MMKLSKNSIFSFLAGGLLCLTACLSISSSDSEKVLEGKPVVMAMTASPDIPASLDFCGEPIDLTRYNMREGFDRELSSFTYFHSTTMLLIKRANRYFPVIEPILKANGIPDDFKYLAVIESHLDPRVSSPARAVGMWQFLEGTGKQYGLTVTPTVDERCHVAKATEAACKYLKAAYAKYGDWPNVAASYNAGMGRISGELTKQTADSTFDLWLVEETSRYVYRIMAIKQIFENPYKYGFVLRAEDLYKPIECEDVTVSADIQDLSDFAQKNGITYADLKRFNPWLRDRKLLTLGKTYTLQIPKQNEMYYKTPNTYVHHSGWVVR; from the coding sequence ATGATGAAATTATCGAAGAATAGTATATTTAGTTTTTTGGCAGGTGGCTTGCTTTGCCTGACGGCCTGCCTGTCAATCAGTTCAAGTGATTCAGAAAAAGTATTGGAAGGAAAGCCTGTCGTTATGGCGATGACGGCTTCACCGGATATCCCTGCGTCTTTGGATTTTTGTGGAGAACCGATAGACCTGACCCGCTACAATATGCGTGAAGGGTTCGATCGCGAGTTGAGTAGTTTTACCTATTTCCATTCTACTACCATGTTGCTGATCAAGCGTGCCAACCGTTACTTTCCGGTTATCGAACCGATATTGAAGGCGAATGGTATCCCTGACGACTTTAAATACCTGGCAGTGATAGAAAGTCACCTCGACCCCCGTGTGTCGTCCCCGGCACGTGCAGTCGGAATGTGGCAGTTCCTGGAAGGAACGGGTAAGCAATATGGCCTGACGGTTACGCCCACGGTCGATGAACGTTGTCATGTAGCCAAAGCAACCGAAGCAGCCTGTAAATACTTGAAGGCTGCCTATGCTAAATACGGAGACTGGCCCAATGTTGCCGCCTCCTACAACGCCGGTATGGGACGTATCTCCGGCGAACTGACCAAGCAGACGGCCGACAGTACGTTCGACCTCTGGCTGGTGGAAGAAACAAGCCGCTACGTTTACCGTATCATGGCTATCAAACAGATATTTGAGAACCCCTACAAATATGGTTTCGTGCTTCGTGCCGAAGACCTGTATAAGCCGATAGAATGTGAAGATGTAACGGTGTCGGCCGATATCCAGGACTTGTCAGACTTTGCACAGAAGAACGGGATCACTTATGCAGACCTGAAACGTTTCAACCCCTGGTTGCGCGACCGTAAGTTGCTGACACTGGGTAAGACCTATACGCTTCAGATCCCCAAACAAAACGAGATGTATTACAAAACTCCCAACACCTATGTCCATCATTCGGGTTGGGTGGTAAGATAA
- a CDS encoding IMPACT family protein, translating into MADDSYRTIQQVAEGYYTEKRSRFISYAIPVRTVEEVKEQLDKYRKQYYDARHVCWAYMLGPDRQTFRANDDGEPSSTAGKPILGQINSNELTDILIVVIRYFGGIELGTSGLIVAYRTAAAEAIAAAKIEERTVDEDITVAFEYPYLNGIMRIVKEDNPMIVSQKFEMDCEMTLRIRKGEAERLKNRLLKVESAYLK; encoded by the coding sequence ATGGCAGACGACAGTTACAGAACTATTCAGCAAGTAGCAGAGGGCTATTACACAGAGAAGCGTAGCCGCTTTATCTCGTATGCCATCCCCGTGCGTACGGTCGAAGAGGTGAAGGAGCAACTGGATAAATACCGTAAACAATATTACGACGCCCGCCACGTCTGTTGGGCTTATATGCTGGGACCCGATCGCCAGACTTTTCGTGCGAACGATGACGGCGAACCATCCTCCACGGCAGGTAAACCAATACTGGGGCAGATCAATTCCAACGAGTTAACCGATATCTTGATTGTTGTCATTCGTTATTTCGGAGGAATAGAGCTAGGTACCAGCGGTCTGATCGTCGCTTACCGTACAGCAGCAGCCGAGGCGATTGCCGCAGCCAAGATCGAAGAACGCACGGTGGATGAAGATATCACTGTCGCTTTCGAATACCCTTATCTGAACGGAATTATGCGGATAGTGAAAGAGGATAATCCTATGATTGTATCGCAGAAGTTCGAAATGGACTGCGAAATGACCCTCCGTATCCGAAAGGGAGAAGCAGAACGGTTAAAGAATCGATTACTGAAAGTGGAGTCGGCATATCTCAAGTAA
- a CDS encoding cation:proton antiporter family protein, translating to MKKILLFSFFLVIGLVVSQFLPTMVGESYSMVKTVSNTLLYVCLAFIMINVGREFEMDKTRWRSYTEDYFIAMATAAFPWIFVALYYMFVLLPDIYWSSGEAWKENLLLSRFAAPTSAGILFTMLAAAGLKASWVYKKVQVLAIFDDLDTILLMIPLQIMMVGLRWQLGVIILIVMVLLMLGWKKMGAYNMRQDWKAILLYAVITLAITQGVYLISKHFYGEEASIHIEVLLPAFVLGMIMKHKHIDTKVEHNVATAISFLFMFLVGVSMPVFFGIDFAKQSAEAATITGAQPMMSWPMILLHVLIVSFLSNIGKLFPLFFYRDRRKRERLALSIGMFTRGEVGAGIIFIALGYNLGGPALMISVLTIVFNLILTGIFVVWVEKLTRSAYQLEMAEKQQKE from the coding sequence ATGAAGAAGATTCTTTTATTTTCTTTTTTCTTAGTGATTGGTCTGGTCGTGTCGCAGTTTCTTCCTACGATGGTAGGAGAGAGTTATTCGATGGTGAAGACAGTATCCAATACACTATTGTATGTGTGCCTGGCCTTTATTATGATAAATGTTGGCCGGGAGTTTGAAATGGACAAAACCCGGTGGAGATCTTACACGGAGGATTACTTTATAGCAATGGCTACCGCTGCTTTTCCCTGGATATTTGTTGCATTGTATTATATGTTCGTCTTGCTTCCCGATATCTACTGGTCGAGTGGCGAAGCCTGGAAAGAAAACCTGCTGTTAAGTCGTTTTGCCGCGCCTACATCGGCGGGTATCTTATTTACCATGCTTGCTGCTGCCGGATTAAAGGCCTCCTGGGTCTATAAAAAAGTACAGGTGCTGGCTATCTTCGACGACCTCGACACTATTTTATTGATGATCCCGCTTCAGATCATGATGGTGGGGTTACGCTGGCAATTGGGAGTCATCATCCTGATTGTGATGGTATTGCTTATGCTCGGATGGAAGAAGATGGGTGCCTATAATATGCGTCAGGACTGGAAAGCGATCCTGCTTTATGCGGTTATAACGCTGGCCATTACCCAGGGTGTTTATCTGATATCGAAACATTTCTATGGTGAAGAGGCCAGTATTCATATCGAAGTGCTGCTGCCGGCATTCGTACTGGGTATGATTATGAAACATAAGCATATCGATACAAAGGTCGAGCATAATGTGGCTACGGCCATCTCTTTCCTGTTCATGTTCCTGGTGGGGGTCAGTATGCCGGTGTTCTTCGGTATCGACTTTGCGAAACAATCGGCTGAAGCGGCAACGATCACCGGAGCACAACCCATGATGTCGTGGCCGATGATCCTGTTGCATGTTCTTATCGTTTCTTTCCTGTCGAATATCGGAAAGTTATTCCCGTTGTTCTTTTACCGCGACAGACGTAAACGTGAACGTTTGGCACTGTCGATCGGAATGTTCACCCGTGGAGAAGTAGGAGCGGGGATCATTTTTATTGCCCTCGGCTATAATCTTGGTGGGCCGGCCCTGATGATTTCTGTGCTTACTATTGTGTTTAATTTAATTTTAACTGGTATATTTGTAGTCTGGGTGGAGAAACTTACCCGTAGCGCCTATCAGCTCGAAATGGCAGAGAAGCAACAAAAAGAATAA